A genomic segment from Verrucomicrobiota bacterium encodes:
- the polX gene encoding DNA polymerase/3'-5' exonuclease PolX, producing the protein MSETPAHVGEILEHIAQLLELKGENPFKIRAYTNAARALESLSEPIEKIVEEGRLGEIEGIGKAITEKVTELVTTGKLEYYEELKGSFPEGIFELFELQGLGAKKIKALHDQLGVSSVEDLERVCKEGKAAELAGFGEKTQTKLLKAIEDHRKHAGRFRINVVAVLAEQLLSDLRAHEAVGQISEGGSFRRRKETIGDLDILVSSKHPEEVTEFFIHHPLVEEVIVSGPTKSSVRLKDGVQCDLRVVKPEEFPFALVYFTGSKEHNIRLRSRALDRGWSLNEYRFSVVGDAEGAEQPPDIHDEKELYKSLGLDFIPPELREDKGEIAAAEAGTLPNLIEWSNLRGTFHCHTTASDGKNSLLEMARAAIDLGLEYLGIADHSKSSFQARGLDASRLAEQVAEIRELNASKEFQEAGFRLFAGTECDILKEGDLDFPDEVLATLDYVVASVHSGFTADEKTTTERIIRAIRNPHVTMMGHLTGRLLLSREAYPLNIPAVIEAAAETGTIIEINASPWRLDMDWRWWPLAKEKGVKCAINPDAHTTYGLQDLIYGVGIARKGWLTKADVVNCLPLEKIEKVLAAKKAR; encoded by the coding sequence CACTGAGCGAGCCGATCGAGAAAATCGTCGAGGAAGGACGTCTTGGTGAGATCGAGGGGATCGGGAAGGCGATCACCGAGAAGGTCACGGAACTCGTGACCACGGGGAAGCTGGAATATTACGAGGAGCTGAAGGGCTCCTTTCCCGAAGGGATCTTTGAGCTCTTCGAGCTTCAGGGGTTGGGAGCTAAGAAGATCAAGGCACTCCATGACCAGCTCGGGGTCTCATCCGTGGAGGATCTGGAGCGGGTCTGCAAGGAGGGGAAGGCGGCTGAGTTGGCCGGTTTTGGCGAAAAGACCCAGACGAAGCTGCTGAAAGCGATCGAGGATCACCGCAAGCATGCCGGTCGCTTCCGCATCAACGTGGTGGCCGTGCTGGCTGAGCAGCTTCTTTCAGATCTCCGCGCCCATGAGGCGGTCGGACAGATCAGCGAGGGGGGGAGCTTCCGCCGCCGCAAGGAGACGATCGGCGATCTCGACATCCTGGTTTCCTCCAAGCATCCCGAGGAGGTTACGGAATTCTTTATTCATCATCCGCTGGTCGAGGAGGTGATCGTCAGCGGGCCGACTAAATCAAGTGTCCGCCTCAAGGATGGCGTCCAGTGCGACCTGCGTGTGGTGAAGCCGGAGGAGTTTCCCTTCGCGCTCGTCTATTTCACTGGGAGTAAGGAGCACAATATCCGCCTGCGCAGCAGGGCGCTGGACCGGGGGTGGTCGCTTAACGAATACCGGTTCAGCGTGGTTGGTGATGCCGAGGGAGCTGAACAACCACCGGACATACACGACGAGAAGGAACTCTACAAATCACTGGGCCTTGATTTTATTCCTCCCGAACTCCGAGAGGACAAAGGGGAGATTGCCGCAGCGGAGGCAGGGACGCTTCCTAATCTGATCGAGTGGAGCAACCTGCGCGGCACCTTCCACTGCCACACCACAGCAAGCGACGGAAAGAATAGTCTACTCGAGATGGCCCGGGCTGCCATTGATCTCGGGCTCGAATACCTTGGCATCGCCGATCACAGCAAAAGCTCCTTTCAGGCACGCGGCCTTGATGCCTCACGTCTAGCCGAGCAGGTGGCCGAGATCCGGGAGCTGAATGCCTCCAAAGAATTCCAAGAGGCCGGATTCCGTCTCTTTGCGGGAACGGAATGCGACATCCTGAAGGAGGGTGATCTCGACTTCCCTGATGAAGTCTTGGCCACGCTCGACTATGTAGTCGCCTCGGTTCACTCCGGCTTCACGGCCGACGAGAAGACCACGACCGAGCGGATCATCCGGGCGATCCGCAACCCCCATGTCACAATGATGGGGCATCTGACGGGCCGTCTCCTGCTCTCCCGCGAGGCCTATCCGTTGAATATCCCCGCCGTCATCGAGGCGGCGGCCGAGACCGGAACCATCATCGAGATCAATGCCAGCCCCTGGCGTCTCGACATGGACTGGCGCTGGTGGCCGCTTGCCAAGGAGAAGGGGGTGAAGTGCGCGATCAACCCCGACGCCCATACGACTTATGGTCTGCAGGATCTGATTTACGGAGTCGGCATCGCCCGGAAGGGATGGCTGACGAAGGCCGATGTAGTGAACTGCCTCCCGCTTGAAAAAATCGAGAAAGTGCTCGCAGCGAAGAAAGCCCGATGA